In Kutzneria kofuensis, the DNA window ACAGAACCATGCACGTCGAGGGGACAAGGGTGGCGAACGAAGTGCAGTGGACTGAGGAGGACTGGAACGAGTTGCGCGCCCTGTCCTCGCGAGTGGAAGCCCAGCTCAGGGAGGTCAGTCGTCGCCTTGATCGCGTCGAGGAGCACCTGGGCCTGACTGACCGAACACCGCCGACTCGACGGCCGCAAGACGGTCGGTGATCTCGGCCAACGATTCGCTCATACGACGGAAACTGTCCAGCAGCTCACGCGGGGTCGTCGCCGGCTCAGCGTGAGCTGCTGGCTTCTGTACGACGTAGGTGCCCTCACCGTGGCGCGTCACGACCAGGCCCTCATCCTGCAAGCTGTCGAGTGCCTTGCGGATGGTCATTACGGCGCGGCCGTACTTCTCGGTCAGCTCGGTGAGCGACGGAAGCTTGTCGTTGATCTCCACCGCGTCCGACGCGATGAACTGGCGGAGATCGTCAGCGATCTGTTGGTACGCCGGTCGCCGGTCGGTCGGGTCCAAGGTCATGGGCATGACTGTACCGCCATAGCTAGCAGAGATACATATCACCCGATCGGACTAGGCCTTAC includes these proteins:
- a CDS encoding GntR family transcriptional regulator; the encoded protein is MTLDPTDRRPAYQQIADDLRQFIASDAVEINDKLPSLTELTEKYGRAVMTIRKALDSLQDEGLVVTRHGEGTYVVQKPAAHAEPATTPRELLDSFRRMSESLAEITDRLAAVESAVFGQSGPGAPRRDQGDD